The Pleuronectes platessa chromosome 13, fPlePla1.1, whole genome shotgun sequence genome includes a window with the following:
- the LOC128454989 gene encoding WD repeat-containing protein 48 isoform X2, whose amino-acid sequence MATHHRQNAAGRRKVQVSYVIRDEVEKYNRNGVNALQLDPALNRLFTAGRDSIIRIWSVYQHKDPYIASMEHHTDWVNDIVLCCNGKTLISASSDTTVKVWNAHKGFCMSTLRTHKDYVKALAYAKDKELVASAGLDRQIFLWDVNTLTALTASNNTVTTSSLSGNKDSIYSLAMNQMGTVIVSGSTEKVLRVWDPRTCAKLMKLKGHTDNVKSLLLNRDGTQCLSGSSDGTIRLWSLGQQRCIATYRVHDEGVWALQVNEAFTHVYSGGRDKKIYCTDLRNPDIRVLICEEKAPVLKMELDRSADPPPAIWVSTTKSSVNKWSLKGMHNFRSSGEYDNDCTTPLTPLCTQPEQVIKGGASIIQCHILNDKRHILTKDTNNNVAFWDVLKACKGEDLGKVEFDEEIKKRFKMVYVPNWFSVDLKTGMLTITLDESDCFAAWVSAKDAGFSSSDGSDPKLNLGGLLLQALLEFWPRTRINPMDEEENEVNHVNGEQENRVQKGNGYFQVPPHTPVIFGEAGGRTLFRLLCRDSGGETESMLLNETVPQWVIDITVDKNMPKFNKIPFYLQPHSSSGAKTLKKDRLSASDMLQVRKVMEHVYEKIINLDNESQTTSSTANDKPGEQEKEEDMAMLAEEKIELMCQDQVLDPNMDLRTVKHFIWKSGGDLTLHYRQKST is encoded by the exons ATGGCCACGCATCACAGGCAAAATGCTGCTGGGCGGAGAAAAGTACAG gtGTCCTATGTCATTAGAGATGAGGTGGAGAAGTACAATCGAAATGGGGTGAATGCTCTCCAGCTCGACCCAGCTCTCAACCGGCTCTTCACCGCTGGGAGAGACTCCATCATCCGGATATGGAGCGTCTACCAGCACAAG GACCCGTACATTGCCTCAATGGAGCATCATACAGACTGGGTCAATGACATTGTTCTCTGCTGCAATGGAAAAACAT TGATATCTGCCTCATCGGATACAACAGTCAAAGTATGGAATGCACATAAAGGATTCTGCATGTCCACGTTACGAACACACAAGGACTATGTGAAAGCTTTGGCCTACGCCAAGGACAAGGAGCTGGTAGCGTCGGCGGGTCTCGACCGGCAGATCTTTCTTTGGGATGTGAACACACTAACAGCCCTCACTGCTTCCAATAACACTGTAACCA CGTCCTCTCTGAGTGGGAACAAGGACTCTATCTACAGTCTGGCTATGAACCAGATGGGCACAGTCATAGTATCTGGATCCACAGAAAAG GTTCTTAGAGTGTGGGATCCTCGAACGTGTGCAAAACTAATGAAGCTAAAAGGTCACACAGACAACGTCAAGTCGTTGCTGTTGAATCGAGATGGCACTCAG TGCTTGTCAGGCAGCTCAGACGGGACCATCCGCCTTTGGTCCCTCGGCCAACAGAGGTGTATCGCCACCTACCGGGTGCACGATGAAGGGGTGTGGGCCCTGCAGGTAAACGAGGCCTTTACACACGTCTACTCTGGAGGCAGGGACAAAAAGATCTACTGCACTGACCTGCGTAACCCCGACATTCGTGTGCTCATCTGTGAGGAGAAGGCCCCAGTGCTCAAA ATGGAACTGGACAGATCTGCTGACCCACCTCCTGCAATCTGGGTCTCGACCACCAAGTCATCCGTTAATAAATGG TCATTAAAGGGAATGCACAACTTCAGATCTTCAGGAGAGTATGACAATGACTGCACTACCCCTCTGACACCACTGTGTACTCAGCCAGAGCAAGTCATTAAAG GAGGTGCCAGTATTATCCAGTGCCACATTCTCAATGACAAGAGACACATACTTACCAAAGATACCAACAACAACGTGGCATTCTGGGATGTTCTAAAG GCTTGCAAGGGCGAAGACTTGGGGAAAGTGGAGTTTGATGAAGAGATTAAAAAGCGTTTCAAGATGGTCTATGTGCCAAATTGGTTCTCTGTTGACCTGAAAACTGGG ATGCTCACTATCACATTGGATGAGAGCGACTGCTTTGCTGCCTGGGTGTCTGCAAAGGATGCAGGGTTTTCAAGCTCTGATGGATCTGACCCAAAAT TGAACCTGGGTGGACTGCTGCTGCAGGCTCTGCTGGAGTTCTGGCCCAGAACTCGCATCAACCCCATGGACGAGGAAGAGAACGAGGTGAACCATG TGAACGGAGAGCAGGAGAACCGGGTCCAGAAAGGAAATGGATATTTCCAGGTGccaccacacacaccagtaatctttggtgaagcaggaggcagaacaCTGTTTAG GTTGCTATGTAGAGATTCTGGTGGAGAGACTGAATCTATGCTGCTGAATGAGACAGTCCCACAGTGGGTTATTGACATAACTGTAGAT AAAAATATGCCCAAGTTCAATAAAATCCCATTCTACCTCCAGCCCCATTCCTCTTCTGGTGCAAAAACTCTGAAGAA GGACCGTCTCTCGGCCAGTGACATGCTTCAGGTTAGGAAGGTGATGGAGCATGTCTACGAGAAAATCATTAACCTTGACAACGAGTCGCAGACCACCAGCTCCACGGCCAATGACAAACCCggggagcaggagaaggaggaggacatgGCCATGCTTGCCGAGGAGAAGATTGAGCTAATGTGTCAAGACCAG GTTCTGGATCCCAACATGGACCTGCGGACAGTTAAACATTTTATCTGGAAGAGTGGCGGGGACTTGACTCTTCACTATAGGCAGAAGTCCACGTGA
- the LOC128454989 gene encoding WD repeat-containing protein 48 isoform X1 — translation MATHHRQNAAGRRKVQVSYVIRDEVEKYNRNGVNALQLDPALNRLFTAGRDSIIRIWSVYQHKQDPYIASMEHHTDWVNDIVLCCNGKTLISASSDTTVKVWNAHKGFCMSTLRTHKDYVKALAYAKDKELVASAGLDRQIFLWDVNTLTALTASNNTVTTSSLSGNKDSIYSLAMNQMGTVIVSGSTEKVLRVWDPRTCAKLMKLKGHTDNVKSLLLNRDGTQCLSGSSDGTIRLWSLGQQRCIATYRVHDEGVWALQVNEAFTHVYSGGRDKKIYCTDLRNPDIRVLICEEKAPVLKMELDRSADPPPAIWVSTTKSSVNKWSLKGMHNFRSSGEYDNDCTTPLTPLCTQPEQVIKGGASIIQCHILNDKRHILTKDTNNNVAFWDVLKACKGEDLGKVEFDEEIKKRFKMVYVPNWFSVDLKTGMLTITLDESDCFAAWVSAKDAGFSSSDGSDPKLNLGGLLLQALLEFWPRTRINPMDEEENEVNHVNGEQENRVQKGNGYFQVPPHTPVIFGEAGGRTLFRLLCRDSGGETESMLLNETVPQWVIDITVDKNMPKFNKIPFYLQPHSSSGAKTLKKDRLSASDMLQVRKVMEHVYEKIINLDNESQTTSSTANDKPGEQEKEEDMAMLAEEKIELMCQDQVLDPNMDLRTVKHFIWKSGGDLTLHYRQKST, via the exons ATGGCCACGCATCACAGGCAAAATGCTGCTGGGCGGAGAAAAGTACAG gtGTCCTATGTCATTAGAGATGAGGTGGAGAAGTACAATCGAAATGGGGTGAATGCTCTCCAGCTCGACCCAGCTCTCAACCGGCTCTTCACCGCTGGGAGAGACTCCATCATCCGGATATGGAGCGTCTACCAGCACAAG CAGGACCCGTACATTGCCTCAATGGAGCATCATACAGACTGGGTCAATGACATTGTTCTCTGCTGCAATGGAAAAACAT TGATATCTGCCTCATCGGATACAACAGTCAAAGTATGGAATGCACATAAAGGATTCTGCATGTCCACGTTACGAACACACAAGGACTATGTGAAAGCTTTGGCCTACGCCAAGGACAAGGAGCTGGTAGCGTCGGCGGGTCTCGACCGGCAGATCTTTCTTTGGGATGTGAACACACTAACAGCCCTCACTGCTTCCAATAACACTGTAACCA CGTCCTCTCTGAGTGGGAACAAGGACTCTATCTACAGTCTGGCTATGAACCAGATGGGCACAGTCATAGTATCTGGATCCACAGAAAAG GTTCTTAGAGTGTGGGATCCTCGAACGTGTGCAAAACTAATGAAGCTAAAAGGTCACACAGACAACGTCAAGTCGTTGCTGTTGAATCGAGATGGCACTCAG TGCTTGTCAGGCAGCTCAGACGGGACCATCCGCCTTTGGTCCCTCGGCCAACAGAGGTGTATCGCCACCTACCGGGTGCACGATGAAGGGGTGTGGGCCCTGCAGGTAAACGAGGCCTTTACACACGTCTACTCTGGAGGCAGGGACAAAAAGATCTACTGCACTGACCTGCGTAACCCCGACATTCGTGTGCTCATCTGTGAGGAGAAGGCCCCAGTGCTCAAA ATGGAACTGGACAGATCTGCTGACCCACCTCCTGCAATCTGGGTCTCGACCACCAAGTCATCCGTTAATAAATGG TCATTAAAGGGAATGCACAACTTCAGATCTTCAGGAGAGTATGACAATGACTGCACTACCCCTCTGACACCACTGTGTACTCAGCCAGAGCAAGTCATTAAAG GAGGTGCCAGTATTATCCAGTGCCACATTCTCAATGACAAGAGACACATACTTACCAAAGATACCAACAACAACGTGGCATTCTGGGATGTTCTAAAG GCTTGCAAGGGCGAAGACTTGGGGAAAGTGGAGTTTGATGAAGAGATTAAAAAGCGTTTCAAGATGGTCTATGTGCCAAATTGGTTCTCTGTTGACCTGAAAACTGGG ATGCTCACTATCACATTGGATGAGAGCGACTGCTTTGCTGCCTGGGTGTCTGCAAAGGATGCAGGGTTTTCAAGCTCTGATGGATCTGACCCAAAAT TGAACCTGGGTGGACTGCTGCTGCAGGCTCTGCTGGAGTTCTGGCCCAGAACTCGCATCAACCCCATGGACGAGGAAGAGAACGAGGTGAACCATG TGAACGGAGAGCAGGAGAACCGGGTCCAGAAAGGAAATGGATATTTCCAGGTGccaccacacacaccagtaatctttggtgaagcaggaggcagaacaCTGTTTAG GTTGCTATGTAGAGATTCTGGTGGAGAGACTGAATCTATGCTGCTGAATGAGACAGTCCCACAGTGGGTTATTGACATAACTGTAGAT AAAAATATGCCCAAGTTCAATAAAATCCCATTCTACCTCCAGCCCCATTCCTCTTCTGGTGCAAAAACTCTGAAGAA GGACCGTCTCTCGGCCAGTGACATGCTTCAGGTTAGGAAGGTGATGGAGCATGTCTACGAGAAAATCATTAACCTTGACAACGAGTCGCAGACCACCAGCTCCACGGCCAATGACAAACCCggggagcaggagaaggaggaggacatgGCCATGCTTGCCGAGGAGAAGATTGAGCTAATGTGTCAAGACCAG GTTCTGGATCCCAACATGGACCTGCGGACAGTTAAACATTTTATCTGGAAGAGTGGCGGGGACTTGACTCTTCACTATAGGCAGAAGTCCACGTGA
- the gorasp1a gene encoding Golgi reassembly-stacking protein 1a — MGLSQSSEVAEGGTYGYHVHGVQPDSPAESAGLQPFFDFILSLDNRRLNEENDLLKELLKANMEKAVKMEVYSTKSMIVREVEVVPSSMWGGQGLLGASVRFCSYQGASENVWHVLDVEVSSPAVLAGLQPHTDYIVGADQLLQDSEDFFSLIEAHEGKPLKLLVYNIQTDACREVVVTPNGAWGGEGSLGCGIGYGYLHRIPANPDLSTAKPPIPVPEENPSPTLPAHGFTEAPLMAPSGQSEDVLDLEQVFLQEAALPPPIQTVPDPESEVAVMNLDAADVVDRLDLSMSSIDMTETALTMHEEKDTDISGIEELEDSVLLSSSADDQTDSQELSSQAVMELTSALASTDILSDSGIPPVEPHQPVTESTEPQSVLMESNESPSPPMGVLSLPVDTIEPPVKPSVPTEHPPSPLPVDLLQSPAADESTADDSPAQAVEDAAEESAEESAEEPAEEPAEEPAEEPAEEPAEEPAEEPAEPLDVALAQPCNHGHDEEEPEETPAE, encoded by the exons ATGGGTTTGTCTCAGAGTTCAGAGGTAGCTGAAGGAGGAACTTATGGATACCACGTACACGGA GTGCAGCCGGATTCCCCTGCAGAGTCGGCCGGCTTGCAGCCCTTCTTTGACTTCATTCTGTCTCTGGACAATAGGAGACTT AATGAGGAAAACGACCTGCTGAAGGAGCTCCTGAAGGCCAACATGGAGAAAGCAGTGAAGATGGAGGTGTACAGCACTAAAAGCATGATAGTccgtgaggtggaggtggtgccCAGCAGCATGTGGGGAGGACAGGGGCTGCTGGGGGCCAGTGTACGCTTTTGCAGCTACCAAGGAGCCAGTGAGAATGTGTGGCATGTCCTG GATGTGGAAGTTAGTTCACCTGCTGTACTGGCAGGGCTCCAGCCACACACTGACTACATTGTTGGAGCGGATCAATTGTTGCAAGAT TCAGAAGACTTCTTTTCACTGATTGAGGCCCATGAAGGGAAACCCCTGAAGCTGCTGGTGTACAACATACAAACGGATGCCTGCAGAGAGGTGGTGGTCACACCGAATGGAGCGTGGGGAGGAGAGGGCAG TTTGGGATGTGGCATTGGTTATGGTTACCTGCACCGAATCCCGGCAAATCCAGACCTATCAACTGCAAAGCCTCCTATCCCTGTTCCTGAGGAGAATCCCTCTCCAACACTGCCTGCACATGGTTTCACAGag GCACCTTTGATGGCACCTTCAGGCCAGAGTGAAGATGTGTTGGATCTGGAGCAGGTCTTCCTGCAGGAAGCTGCTCTACCTCCTCCCATCCAGACAGTCCCAGACCCTG AGTCTGAAGTGGCAGTGATGAACCTTGACGCTGCAGATGTGGTGGACAGGCTGGATCTGTCTATGTCATCCATAGACATGACTGAAACGGCACTGACTATGCATGAGGAGAAGGACACTGACATCTCTGGCATTG aggagctggaggacagtGTACTGCTGTCATCATCAGCAGACGACCAGACTGATTCACAAGAGCTGAGCTCGCAGGCAGTCATGGAGCTCACGTCTGCTCTCGCTTCCACTGACATTCTGTCTGATTCAGGCATCCCACCAGTGGAACCACATCAGCCGGTCACAGAGTCCACTGAACCACAAAGCGTTCTCATGGAGTCTAATGAGAGCCCCAGTCCACCTATGGGTGTGTTGTCTCTCCCTGTAGACACAATCGAACCTCCCGTTAAGCCGTCTGTCCCCACCGAACACCCTCCCTCCCCACTTCCCGTTGATCTCCTCCAATCTCCCGCCGCTGATGAGTCGACAGCAGATGATTCTCCTGCTCAGGCTGTCGAGGATGCAGCGGAGGAGTCAGCGGAGGAGTCAGCGGAGGAGCCAGCGGAGGAGCCAGCGGAGGAGCCAGCGGAGGAGCCAGCGGAGGAGCCAGCGGAGGAGCCAGCGGAGGAGCCTGCAGAGCCTCTAGATGTGGCTCTTGCTCAGCCGTGCAACCATGGGCACGATGAGGAGGAACCAGAAGAGACACCCGCTGAGTAA
- the LOC128454992 gene encoding cysteine/serine-rich nuclear protein 1: MYINHHSQTMRGILKRKYAEVDDNPCHSSSSSSSSSFSSSSSSPLSSLSSPANSDWESDGESSSSNNQDFPPHRLSSLTSPPMCSILKRPKLRGSQSNVRFDRVTVFSFPRCQGFTSVPRRGGATLGMGRTHSTLQSYTVAEHALEQRHRRRERLREKRIEERFKALKHTLITSGAMDQEEADRLTVDQIPEEDSDVHISDAELKDGGFLQPYSSKQRQALLQAAGVKRVDREEKRQLHFLRLSREACGCDCQGFCEPETCACSLAGIKCQVDRLNFPCGCTKDGCGNTHGRTEFDSRRVQTHYIHTGMRLELERCLPDETLCREDQAELPEDLVEYEDQGKACAVQSPQEKSCPFGFTMEEDSLPLTLPPAPSFPFIPERLVVEENSCSSDMTESSCTSSDSDTGGRLTGSQSHTKTYPCSLSICDSENNNYSLCNQLRHTGEPLTQHSGNMATNSTTTDSTGPLTANTLTDNVSRASLKDYLDENANQATDFFDNDSLEDFPNTPSPTLDFSSGRYMDLSLSSDSDLEFFGSDYPSGLFHSSFKGYRHPDSICSLQLFSSVNLPQYESSTYLLESLIGLTEPSPDQVFSVAENQLF; the protein is encoded by the exons ATGTATATCAACCACCACAGCCAAACAATGAGAGGCATACTTAAAAGGAAGTATGCCGAGGTGGATGACAACCCctgccactcctcctcctcctcgtcttcctcctcattctcgtcctcctcctcctctcctctttcctccctctcctcgccTGCAAACTCGGATTGGGAGTCCGACGGGGAGAGCAGCTCCTCCAACAACCAGGATTTCCCCCCTCACAGATTGTCTTCCCTAACCAGTCCACCCA TGTGCTCCATCCTGAAGAGGCCAAAGCTCCGGGGTTCACAGAGCAATGTGCGCTTTGACCGGGTGACAGTGTTCAGCTTCCCACGCTGCCAGGGCTTCACCAGTGTGCCCAGGCGAGGAGGTGCCACCCTGGGTATGGGGCGGACGCACAGCACTCTTCAAAGCTACACCGTGGCTGAGCATGCACTGGAGCAACGGCACAGACGTCGAGAGAGGCTCCGAGAAAAACGAATAGAAGAGAGGTTCAAGGCATTAAAGCACACA CTGATCACCAGCGGAGCCATGGACCAGGAGGAAGCAGACAGGCTGACTGTGGATCAAATCCCAGAGGAAGACAGCGACGTCCACATCAGTGATGCAGAGCTCAAGGACGGCGGTTTCCTTCAGCCGTACTCCTCCAAACAGCGGCAGGCGCTCCTCCAGGCGGCAGGGGTGAAGCGCGTCgacagggaggagaagagacagcttcacttcctgcgtctttCTAGAGAGGCGTGTGGATGTGACTGTCAGGGCTTCTGTGAGCCAGAGACCTGTGCGTGCAGTCTAGCAGGAATCAAGTGCCAG GTGGACCGCTTAAACTTCCCATGTGGCTGCACTAAAGACGGCTGCGGTAATACTCATGGACGCACTGAGTTTGACTCCAGACGCGTGCAGACCCATTACATCCACACTGGTATGAGGCTTGAACTGGAGAGATGCCTGCCGGATGAGACACTGTGCAGAGAGGACCAGGCGGAGCTTCCAGAGGACCTAGTGGAGTACGAGGACCAGGGCAAGGCTTGTGCAGTGCAGAGTCCACAGGAAAAGAGCTGCCCCTTTGGGTTCACCATGGAGGAAGACAGCCTTCCTCTCACTCTGCCACCCGCCCCTTCCTTCCCTTTCATCCCGGAGCGGTTAGTCGTGGAGGagaacagctgcagcagtgacatGACCGAATCCTCCTGCACCAGCTCTGACTCCGACACAGGAGGACGCCTCACTGGGAGTCAGAGTCACACTAAGACATATCCCTGTTCCCTTAGTATCTGTGACTCTGAAAACAATAACTACTCTCTGTGCAATCAGCTGCGGCACACAGGGGAACCACTGACACAGCACAGCGGCAACATGGCCACAAACAGCACAACTACTGACAGTACGGGACCACTTACAgccaacacactcacagacaatGTAAGCAGGGCCTCGTTGAAGGATTACCTCGACGAGAATGCAAACCAAGCCACAGACTTCTTTGACAACGATTCTCTCGAGGACTTCCCCAACACGCCCTCCCCCACCCTGGACTTTTCCTCAGGGAGGTACATGGACCTGAGTCTTTCCTCCGACTCCGACCTGGAGTTCTTCGGCAGCGACTACCCCTCTGGACTGTTTCACAGCTCCTTTAAAGGATACAGACACCCCGACAGCATTTGCAGCCTACAGCTGTTCAGCTCTGTGAATCTGCCACAGTACGAGTCGAGTACTTACCTCCTGGAGTCTTTGATCGGCCTGACTGAGCCGAGCCCAGATCAGGTTTTCTCAGTCGCAGAAAATCAGCTTTTTTAG